The region GCCAATCTTTTTGCTGTGAGTTCTATCGGCACTTTTCGCCGCTCGGTTGATGGTTTGGGCAGCCTGCTCAAAGATTAACAATTACAACCATCCCAAAAGCTGCGATGAGTCTACGAGGAGGCGATGGCGTATGATCGGGGCTCGTCTTTTCCAAATTGTCGCTGAATAAGGAGTTAGCCATGACGCAGGCCTTTGGTCGATACAGCATCAGGCGGGGGAATTCTGCTGATGCTGACGTTCTTGCCGCCTTTAATGCGGCCATGGCGCTGGAGACCGAAGGGCGACAACTGGACGGGCCGACGCTCCTGCGTGGTGTGCAAATGTTGCTGGCTGATGAGCAGCGTGGAGCCTATTTTGTGGTAGAAGAATGCGCGACAAAACAGCTCGTTGGCCAGTTATTGATCACCCGGGAGTGGAGTGACTGGAGAGCCGGTGAGTTCTGGTGGATTCAGAGTGTCTACGTGCGGCCTGAAGATCGCCGGCAGGGAGTTTTTCGCCAGCTCATGCAGCATGTGGAACAAGCCGCCAGGCAAGACAGCTTATGCACAGGTCTGAGGCTGTACGTCGATGGCGACAATCAGTCGGCAAAACAGGTCTATCAGACTCTGGGATGGTGCAAAACCCATTATCAGGTCATGGAAATCGACTGGTCAGGCTGCTCGCACGCAGTCGATGCATGACAAAAGTCGAAGATGCACCTGATCACGATACTCACTCCCTTGTGAGTGATCTGACACGATTAACCAAAGCTGTCAGAACCAACGGCGAGCATCTCGTGACTGTCATCGCGGCGTTTTCCGTGATGACCATTGAGATCGACCCCGGAATCATCATTAGGGGCCGAAAACAGGTCGTCAAAACGAGGCGAATCGTTCAAAGGCTGCGATCCGCGCGGTGGCTCATTGACCGAGGAGTGTTCACTGAATTTCCGACGAGAAATCCCACTCTCACTGGCTGGGGAGCCGTTTCCCGGAAATGCTGTGGATGGAAGTGAATAGCCTGGTATATCCGCATCACTATCAGCAATCGCCAGTGGCAGTTCAGAGCTGACTGGAGATGTGGCAGAGGCTCTCAGCGCTGGTGTGAAGCCTGCCGTCTCCACAATCTTGTTGTCGACAAGCTGTGGCTTGTTGTGCAGTTTGAAACCAATATCCCCGATCAGAATCTCATCGCCCAGTCGCAGCCGATGTTCTTTACGGATACGGGCTCCGTTAATGGAAACACCGTTAGTGCTTCCCAGATCGCGAATCACCCAGCGATCATTCACCTGAGCGAAGCAGCAATGCTTGCGGGAGACTTTGCGACTGTGAGTCAGCACGACATCACAATCAGCCTGACGTCCCACAAGGACAATCGACTTCTCCAGTGGAATCACTGTACCACCGGCATCGAGAGGAATCAGGAAAGCTGGCATGGCATTACCTTGTCACTGCGGACAGGACAATTTGATTCAACGATCCACCTTCCGAGGGATCTCTTCAAAATTGTCTTTGAACAAAACGATCCTGCCGGATTCCATATCCACAATTCAAAAGCCTGCCTTGGCACAGTTATAAAGCATCAATAATTTGAGAGACTTATCTATCACACAGCGTTTGCCATGCCAATGCATTACTAAAATCGACAGATTTGTATCTTAATCCAATTCTGAAGGCTGATGACAGAGCAAACCTGCCCAGGAGATGTGATCAAAAGAGCACTAGAGAGGCAGGACCAGCTAAGCCATCGAATCCCAATGAAGTCAAGTCATCCTGCTCACGCATCAGACGGCTTAGTTCACCTACATCAGTTATCGTAGTCAATAGAGGGGCAAACGGAATGTGAATTCATGAATTCCGTAAGAAGTCGATGGATATTTCTGTCCGACAAAGCTCGACTTGCAGGCATTGACCATTAGAGAGGCAGTACCCGAAAATTCACAGCCTGTGGTATGGTCGGCTCACGAACGATTTGACGAGTTGTAGATTCTGTGCAGAGCGCTGCTGAGCAGACTGCTTCTCGGTCGGGACATTTCCTGCGAAATCCCTGAAAATGCCGTCGCGAGACGAGGCAACGGAGCCATCAAAGTGGGGGTCAGCTTCTCTACACTCTCCAGGAAATTTTCCCAGCCGGCACTCAGAACCGTCGCCAGAGGATGTGGCCTGGCAGCAAAGCTGTCGAGAAAGTCGGCCACACTGTCGCTGTCGTAACCCCATTCCAAAGCGGTTTCATGCTTGGAACAGGTGCAGGAAATCAGAATATCGACCCATCGCTCATAGCGTTTCCGGAAGAGATTGATCTCGGAAAAACCAGAGGTTCGATCCTCTTTTTGTAAGGTCCGGTAGGCCCAGACCATCAGTTGCTGTTGTGACTGAGATAACGAGAGGACGAGTCGCTCGACAGCAATCAGATCATCACTCAACACTGATTGATGATCGGCCACCGTGATGGATGACCAGACACGCATGATGCCATCCAACATCAGCACGTGCATCAGCAGGTCAGTCGTGGGGAGATGAGCTGCTGACGCGTACTGGCTCAAAGTATGCTCACTGGCTGTCGTGCGCACCAGCTCCGTACCCAGGGTTTTCTGAGCCTGCTTCAGTGGCAGCCAGATATTGTCAGTCATCAGCCGGCGCTGAGCTGATGGCAACAGCGTCCAGCGGAATAATGACCCCAGCAATTCTCGATACCCGGTGGAATTCAAGCTTCGCTCTACCTCATCGTCGGCCATGAATCATCGATCGACATCTCAGATCATCATTCGCAGGTAGTAGAGCTTGCCGCAGAAAAAGAGCATTCGCCAGTCGAAAATCGGAGGGTGATCCGTTTTTGCTGTTGCGAGAAAACCACATCCCGGAACCAACCATTCCTTCCTGTCCACGACATGGGAAAAACACCCGTTTTTAAGGGCTGAAAGGCAGGAATAACACGACATCTCGACATCCGGAACAACTCTGATTCAAAGCGACACAGGCAGCACGAGAAGAAGTTCCCGTACTGCCTGTGACGTTGAAGTGGAGCAAGAAACAGAGGGTCTTGTTAGAACTCGTTGACCGTCTCTCCCGAGGCACGAGTTCCTATTGCACCCCACACACCATAAGGAGATGGGCCGCTGCCAGGCGAGGTCGCATTGGGATCACCGGCACTGATGTTTTCGCTGATGAATCGCACAGCGCCATCACCCATCAACGCATGAATGCCCCCTGTATGCCGACTGGAAGCCGTGGCGTGGCCCCAGCCACCATCGACCGTTGAGCTTTGGCAGGAAGGACCGTTGGGCCGAACAGCAGTGGCCACAAAGGCGAAGTATGGCCGTCCATCCCAGGCACGTCCCCCCGGTGGTCGGAAATCTGTCCGCACAGCACCAGTCAAAGTACGGGTGGCAGGATCAATCAGGCTGAGACAGGCCTGAGGAGTGCTGGTTGTCACACCCACAGCCACACCACCCAGGATCGCGGTGGTATCGACACCACCCATGACAGCTTCGGCCATCATGATGGTATTGCTGGTACCGTCTGTCACATCACGCATGCCTGTATTGCTGCGGTAGGCGAACATGCCGCGAGTATTGGTGCCGTTGTTGTCGTTGAGAGTATCTCCCACACTCACGCGATAGTTGAGCAGGCTGGGGCTTTCATTTCGATTGCCGGGTGGTACATCGGAGGGGCAGATGAAGCCGGGAACATCGACGGTAAAGTAAGCGGGTCGATTCCAGGGATCAGCCATTCCCGCCCCGGTATTGGCCATGATCGTGTTATACAGTGGTGTCTGATCGACATACGGCAGAATGCTGATCGCGAAGGAATACCGACGGCCCGATGTCCCTTTCATCCCATCGACACCCGCTGGCGGAAAGACGCGGAACGTGTCGTGGTAATTGTGCATCGCAATCCCCAATTGCTTGAGGTTATTGCGGCACTGAGTCCGCCGGGCCGCCTCGCGCGCCTGCTGCACAGCCGGGAGCAGCAGGGCAATCAAAATAGCGATGATCGCAATGACCACCAGCAGCTCGATCAGTGTGAATCCCGGACGACGAGCAACTCGCCCAGGACGTGCAGTGGGAAGAGTCAAGCGGTACATAAAGAGCTCCAAAAAGAACATTGCCAGAACTGGCAGGAAGTGAATGCCACAGAATGTGGCTCAAGACATGCAAACAAGATTAGGTAGCAAAGGCCCGAAGAACCTGAAATTAGACATATTGAGTCAGAGCGAAATCAACCAGTACGACATGCAGTTTCATGAAGCCAGCCGAAAAGTCACTGGCAGAGATATTGAGATTCTTATCAGTGAATTGAGTTTTTTATCGATAGGAACTTGCAGCTTTACGGTGATGAGCGTGATCAGCCAGCCAACCCGATGTATTCTGGACAAACTCTTCAGGTTTGTCTGGATTTCCACGATCGTATTAAAGTATACTGATATCATCGGGAATGTCACCTCCAAAACTACCCCTCTCTATGGTGTTTCCACCAATTTTTGAAAGATTTCCTATGTGTCTCAGAGTCAAACCCCATCGAAACAAAGCCACACCACCTGCTGCGATCTCCACGCGGCTTCCCCACGATCTCGCTTTGAGTTTTACACCATGGATTTGTGTTTTTTTACTGGCAATCTTTGTCGCAGGTTGCGGCAGCAGAGTGGCTGTCGATTCGCGCGCCAAAGGACCTGTCACCGGTCGCGTCCTCGTTGATGGCAAACCCATTCAGGTCGAAGGAGTCGCTTTGGTGCTAATGCCCGCTGATCAATCGGCGGCCGTCACGATCCCTGTTTCCAAAGAAGGAACCTTCGAAGGACAAGCCCCCCTGGGGAGGCACTTTGTTTCGATTTCAGCAGGGCACACCCCGGATGCAGGACACGGCGAAGGCCCCAAAGTCGGTTTTGGTCCGTTGTTCCTGTCGACGGAATCTCCCCTGACAATCACGGTCGCAGAGTCGGCAACCCCTCAGGATCTCGAGGTCGGTAACGCGGCCGCCAAAAAACAGGAACCCAATCGCCGCCGACTTGGACCCGCGACCACTCCCAGAGCTCATTAATCATTCGCATCCAAGCACGGCGTCGCCTGTGAACCATCAGTACTGGCGAAGACTCCCGGCTTGTCTTACGCTGCTGCTGAAGTCTCTTGCGGACTGCCATATCGAGATTCACAGGCTCACGTCAAAGGCCAGTTGCCATGTCGCGCTCGGATCGGACACATCTGCATCAGATTTTTCCGCTGGAAGAGTATGGCGATACCCTGATCATTACACCCACTGGTGATGCTGCTGGATTTCATCTGCCCCATGTGCATGCCGAGATGGCTGCTGCCACCGACTATTTTGACAAATCTGAGTTAAAGCACCTCGTGTTTGACCTGAGCAGGGCGAGATACTTCGGTTCGCAGATCCTTGGGCAATTGATTGTATTCAGCCAGAAAGTGAAGAGTCAGGGGGGCCGCGTGGCCTTGGCCAATCCCTCAACCGAAATGCTGGATGTGCTGCGGATCATGAAAGTCGATTCGATCTGGGAAGTATTTCCGTCGCGGAATAAGGCCCTCTCGACCATTGCCAGTCGCCCGTTTTCCGCTCACCTGGTGCAGTTTGGGAGGCGCAGCTTTCCAGTAGTCCTGCTGGGTTGCCTGGGGGCTGCCTGGTGGTACTGGCCCCGCAGAAATCTCGATCATCATTATCACGATCAACTGCTGGGGATTTACCGCGAGAGCCGACAGCTGCTCGACGCCAACCCGCGTGATCAAGACTGGGATCAACATCTGACCAGATCCCGGCAACAGCTTGAGAAAATCACTGCTGAACTGGAGACGATTGCATCAAGTCAGCGAGAGGCTTTGCGGCGGATGATCTATTGCTCGCGCGATTATCTGTTCCCCGCCTTGCAGGACAAACTCAAGCTCGATTCCTATCCGCATTTCATGTTCTTTCAGGAAATGAAGGCAGGTGAGAAGGAAATGCGCGAGCCGGTCAAAACCTTATCAGAGACTCTGCGTCCCGAGGGTTTAACGAATCCCCGTGCTCTCCCTGCCAATCCCTCATGAACTTTGATTGCCATGACTGTGGTGGTCAACGAGGGCACCATTTGCAGCCAACGGAAAAGAATTTTGTGTTGGTCAGGCAAATCTTCAAAGTTCGCATTTGACCTGCAAATGTCTGAACATTAGTCTGCCGCCCTAATGGGGATTTGTTCACACAACATTCAGGTGGGGAGAACGCAATGGATCTGTTTCGTTTCGCAATGCTGGCACAAGATGACTTCGGCGGTGATGCAGGAGCAGCGGCTGCCGGTGGCATCGCGATGGTCATCCTGGTCATCGAACTAGCGCTGATCGTTCTATTGATTGCTGGCCTTTGGAAGGTGTTCACCAAAGCTGGTAAGCCCGGTTGGGCAGCCATTATTCCGATCTACAATATGATTGTGCTCCTGGAGATCGTTGGGCGCCCCATTTGGTGGTTTCTCCTGCTCCTTGTCCCGTGCGTAGGCATTATCTTTGCCGTCATCATTTACATTGACCTCGCGAAGTCCTTTGGCAAAGATGTGGCATGGGGGATTGGTTTAGTTCTCCTGCCATTCATCTTTATCCCCCTCTTGGGCTTTGGAAGCGCCAAGTATGTGGGCCCAGCAGCGAAGAACTAATTCTCCGGATGGATACTCATCACGAAGTGCTTGGCTGTCATCCGGTGACAGGCAAGCCTTGAGACCGCACTAAACACAACAGGCCCGACCATGATTCATGGTCGGGCCTGTGTTATTCAGTCGCGAGTTTTGCAGCCAGCTGAGAACAGATAGCAAAAAACTCCAATGGCGATGGAGGGACTCGAACCCACGACACACGGCTTATGAAGCCGCTGCTCTAACCGACTGAGCTACATCGCCAAGATCTCGCCGCAATGAGAAATCAGAATGATTTCGCACCACAACTTTGCGAATGTTATTCCAATTCCCTCCCTGCTCGCAAGGCAGCGACAATTTTCATGAATTCTGCATGCCGTCTCCGGGCTGTTTCCATGGATCTGGAGGCAACTCGTTTCATATCAGACTGTTACGTCAGGTCTTGTGAGGGATTGCCTGCTTGAACAATCACAAAAACTCTCTCTGCAGATTCTGGACACCGGTGAATCGTTTGCGGTTCAATCGTTGATCAACAGAAATTTTCGCACACTCTCTTCGCCCCAACATCAGGTTTCTCGTTGTGACCATGTCCTCAAAACTTTACTTCGCGTATGGCTCCAATCTAAACCAGACTGACCAAGAGGAGTGGGCTCTCGAACAAAATGTTTCTTTGGGAGCCATGACTCCTTTGGGCCGGGCGTGGCTGCCAGATCATCGACTGGTCTTCAGCCTTCACTCCAAGCGCCGCCACGGAGGTGTGCTCGATGTCGAACCAGCGTCAGGCCATGTCGTCCCGGGCGTAATCTTCCAGATGGACGAAACAGCCTGGGACGCGATGGATCGCAAAGAGGGGCTGCATGCTACAAAAAGTGGCTATCAGAGGTACCCAACATTCGTCATCAATGCTGCCGGAGTGCCTCAACAGGTTGAAACCTACACCGCCAAACCGACCTTCAAACAAGCCTATGTCGAACCTCACCCTGATTATGTCGCCATTGTTCGACAAGGATATGATCGCTTTGCCTTGAACGATGGTCTCGTGGGCCCAACCGCCAGTGATGTCCTTGATCAAGTCGCTGCAGGCAAAACTCCTCCCTCACTCATCAGGCAGCTCTTTGTTTACGGCACGTTAATGCAGGGCGAATGTCGCCATCCCTTTCTGAAAGAGGTGGGCAGCCGGTTGGTGGGCCCACGCATCACAAGCGGCAGCCTCGTCAATCTGGGAACATTCCCCGCAATGATCCTCCCTGCAACCTCATCGTCGGAGAGACAAAGATCATCGATCACGCCGGAGCAAAAAATTCCGGGCGAGCTCTTTGAGCTGCAAGATCCAGCCCATGACTGGCCGGTTCTCGATCCTGTGGAAGAGTTTCCTGGTTATCCCGCTCTGGCAAATGGTGCCTATGCCATGTACCACCGTACGATTATCAAAGTCGCACCACAGGATCGGCTCAATCTTGAGGAACACTCCTGGACGTGGGCGTGGACGTATTCCCTCGCCGATCATTCCCTGCCCCAACAGCCCATCGCGTCCAATTCCTGGCGCGCATTATGATTTGGAGTCCCATGAATAACTGCGCGGCGTGTGGCTGGGGTTGAGTCTTCGAACCCCCAGCTATCTTCGGCACGAACTGGGGTTCGTGAGGACGCTCAACCCCAGGCACCCCATTCCGAGGAGCCCAGTTGATTATTGGAATCCCTAGAATCGAAAAGTACGAACCTCACACGCGACAGGCGAGTGAGGTTCGTAATTGAATACATCACAAAGTCTCTACGAATGATCCGCAGGTCACTCAGGATTTGATCTGCTGCAAGGCGTACTGAGCAGCAGCCCGCAACTCTTGATCAGGATCAGTGGCGGCCTGTTCGAGTTCTGGAATCGCTACTCGCGACAAGGCACCAATCTCACCCAGTGCATAGATCGCTCCCACACGGACTCGCTTTGCAGGATCATTCAGAACCTTCATCAGGCACAGCACTGTGTCGGGTCTTTGTGGTGCCAGCTCAGCCAGTGAGTATGTGGCCAGCCAGCGGATGTTCTCATCTGAATCCTTCAGGCAGTTCTGTAACGTATCGAGAGCCCGACCGGCAAAGCGATCATTCCGCACCAGAACTTCAGCCGCATGCAGACGAACGTAACCGTCGGGATCATCGAGCGACGTGGCCAAGGCTGGCAAAGCCTCTGCCCCCAGCGGACCCAGTTCGCCGATCACAGCCGCCGAAAAGCTGCGTACTCCCGCATCCTGCGATTTCAGTCCACCGACCAATGTCTTCAGAACCTTGGGCGATTCTGCTCCCAGGCGGCTCAAAGCGAGAGCTGAGTGAACCTTCACATAAGGATCTTCGTGGTCGAGCAGAGCATTCAGGGCAGGAACAGCTTCCTGGCCTTTTGCATCCATTTGACCTAACCGATGAACGTTATGACGAATCGCATCAACACTGCTGGTTTCCAGCCCCTGCACCAGGGGTTTAACTTCTTCACTGATCGCACCACACTTCTCAATCAGCCCTTTGATGACAGGAGCAGTTGCCCCCGTCTTTTTGGCAATAGCTGTGGGGGTGACAGTCGTCTCTTTTTCCCAATCAAAGGCATCCTGAATTCGATTCGCAGCCTCAGTTGTGGCATTGGCTGTCGAAGCGACCAGTCGGCTCTTCTCATTTTCGACCTGAGCCCAGGCCATATCGGCAGCAGCTTCGGAAGTTTCCGTGGCGAGATCAGCAAATTGAACCGCCTGATCTTTGACTTCCTTCCGCAATTCGCTGGAAAGATTCTCTCCCTTGTCTCGCAGAGAGTTTGTGGTATTGGCCCATTCGGTGCTGGCGATGGCCTTCGATTCCATCAACTCATCGGCGGCTTTGTCGCGAGCATTGCTGGCCGTGCTTTTCAGAGAGCGGCTCAGGCTTTCGATCTTTTTGGCAGAATCTGTTTGCAACTCGGCAAACGTCTCTCCCTTTTTCGATGCAGCCTGAGCCACCTGAGGTTCAGGAGTCTCCGTCGCCCAATCGAAAGTTTTGGTCGGTTGCTTCGTCGCTTTAGCTTCTGGAATCTTTCCACCCGATTTCACAGCGGCCACAAGCTGTTCAGACTTGGATGTGGTCTCCTGGGAGGGCTTTTCCAGCTTAGCTTCGGCCTCGCTTCGCCCTTCGATCTTCGAGATCCAGGCCGCAAAATCTTCGTCACCAGTCACTTCCGAAGTTGGCTTGGAAGAAACTTGAGTCTGTGTGCCGGCTGGAGCGGCTTTCTCTTTCTCTGGAGATTTACCTGCCACGAGATCTGCGGCCGGCTTACTCGCTGTCGTTTCCTTTGATGTGGCAGATTTCGCGGAGGCAGCCTTGGCAGGATCTGATTTGGCGACCTGCCCGGATTCAGCTTTGTTCTGCACACGCTCCGGCCCGTTACCACGACCGGCGGCAATATCTGCCAACGCTTCCGCCAGGAAGGGATCTTCATCCGCAGGAATCAAATCACGAGAAGGCCCGCGTGTCGGCTTGACCGCTTTCTTTTCGCTACTGGAGGTATCTTTCAAAGTGCTGTCAGACTTGGTGTCGGCCAGTGCTGTCCCTTCAAAGGCCTTTGTGCTGGAGAGACCCTTGGTGGGTTTGGTCGGATTGCTGTCTGTCGAAGCAGGACTCTTCGCCGCTGTGCCGGCTTTGGAATCGTTCTTGGCGACTTGTTTATCTGCCGATGACTTCGAAGTGGTGGACTTCTCTTTGGATTCTTGAGAAGCCACGGGGGACTTGTTCTTATCGTCTTTTGATGAAGACGACACTTTGTCGTCGTCCTTACCCCACGAGAACCAACTGGCTTTCTTTACCCCTTCACCCGCTTCGTCAGCGTCGGCAAGCTGTTCTTTTTCAGCCGTCGACTTCTTGGAAGCATTCTCTTTGGAGGCGAGGGATTCTTTACCAGCTTCCTCCTTCGAAAGCGGCTTCCCTTGAGCATCAACTTTGGGTTCCCGGTCGAACCAGCCTGTCAACGTCTGACTCGAACGAGCACAGCCCGATCCCACACTGGCCAATACAGCGGCGAGCAAAACATTTCGCAGAAGATACCACTTAACCATGTTTCTTCACCTTCCGTTGTGAAGCCCGCCTACTGAAGTGTTGAGCCAGAAAAGTTGTTCAATGCTCTCCGGCTGTCCTTGATGAGTTGGCCCAACATTCATTGACCGACAAATGATCTGGCAACTGCTCTCAACCGGGTTTGGCAGAGAAACAGCCATTCATTTGCCGCTGGAATTTCTAAGTTCAACCTGCATTCGCGAGATCAAATTCGCCGGGTGAGTTGTGCAAGAGCCGTTAATGACTCTTCTGACCCGGCAGTTCTTTCTCAGCGATGGACGCCTTCTCCGGCACCATCACTTGGGGTATCGGTTATGACGCTTGTGTGGAATCAGCCGCAACAACCGGCCCTGCCGAAGAATCCAGCGAGGATACCCCCTGTGCGGCACTACAATCATTACAACCGTTACAGATTGACGGGCGTAATCCGACATAATCGACGCCTTGCGTCCCTTCGCGTGTGATCCAGTCGTTCAGCGAGCTTAAGACTCACCAGATTTCGGCCATGGTGGCAAAGCCGTCAGATTCGGCAAATTCGTCAAGGTTGAAACTCGTTGCCGCCGATAACCACTTCTGGAGATGTTTCCGTACGGGGGTTCAAAGTGCGTCACACTGTGTTCAGCGTCATGCTGTTGCCTGCCATGAGCAGCCTGATTTTATTCGGGCTGAGTGGTTGCCAGTGCTGCCGTCTGTATAACCCTTATGCCGATGTGATTGACGATGTTTCCGATCACGAAGGAAATGCCCAGGTCTTCTGGTCTCCCCGTTGGGATCTGACTCGCATTGGTAAAGCCGACTGGTGCGGGACAAAGTGCGTGGTTTGCGGCGGCTGCAAAGAGCGGTGCCAGGAAGAAGGTTCTTATACACCTCCTTGCCGCTGTCACCCATACCCGCAGGCTTATCCCTACGTTTACCCGAATGACGCCTTGCAGCGGACGCAGTGGCAGGAAGTGCCGCCAGCCGGTGGTGTGACCCCAATGCCAGTCCCACCTTCACCAGCTCAATCAGTGAGTCCTGCGCAGCCAGCCATTCCACCAGTTCCCGGAGTGTCGCCACCGGCTGCTCTGCAACCTTACGATCAGTAAGTTCTTGCCCATCCAGCTTTGGTCTGAGTGAATCACTCACTCTGGTTTGAGACCAGTTGCCGGATAATTCGGCTGTAAAGTTCGGCCCCGCTTTGTAGTTGCTCTAAAGTGATAAATTCATCGGCAGTATGTGCCTGTCGAATCGAACCCGGGCCCAGGACGATCATCTGTTCGATTTCTGTAAACATCGTGCCATCAGTACCGTAACTGACTGTCTGCGATGATCCTGACCCCGAAAGCTCGCACATCGTTTTGACAAAGGGCGATTCCGGGTCGAGATAGAGTGGTTGTCCGCGGCGAATGACTTCAAACGTCAGTCCACAGGCAGCCGCAATCTGTTCGACCTGCGCCACCAGTTCATCCGGCTGCTGATCCGGCATGGGACGAAACGAGACCGTACAGACACTTTGTGCGGGCGTCATATTCACCACATGCGTGAAGTCGTTAATCCCTATGTTCCAACTGATCCAGGGTGGATCGAAGCGTGCATCGAGCCAGGCTGGATCAGTCAGTGTCTGGTCATGCAATCGCTTCATTTCATACAGAAAATCGATCATCGCCAGATTGGCATTGAGACCTTCGCGTGTGCTCGAATGGGCGGCTCTGCCTGAAGAGGTTGCCTTGAGAACGTACATCCCCTTATGTGCGTGAACCACACTCAGCTCGGTGGGTTCACCAATAATGCCAGCCACTTTTTCGTCCACGAGTTGTCGATAAAGTTGTGATCGAGCAGCCACATCGGCGGCTCCATAGAATCCCACTTCTTCATCAGCTGTGGCGACCACATAAATCGGTGCTGCCTGTTCCTCGACAGGGCATTGCTCAATCGCTGCGAGAAAAGCGGCGGCTGAACCTTTCATATCACAGGCACCACGCCCATACAGGCGGTCACCCATGACGACGGGTGTAAAAGGTTGTTGTGGTTGAGTCGGGCCCTGTAGAGAATCACTCTCTTTAAGGCCCACCCATCCTTCGGCAGGAACCACATCGGTGTGGCAGAAGTAGGCCACGCCACCCGTCGATTTTG is a window of Planctopirus limnophila DSM 3776 DNA encoding:
- a CDS encoding FHA domain-containing protein → MPAFLIPLDAGGTVIPLEKSIVLVGRQADCDVVLTHSRKVSRKHCCFAQVNDRWVIRDLGSTNGVSINGARIRKEHRLRLGDEILIGDIGFKLHNKPQLVDNKIVETAGFTPALRASATSPVSSELPLAIADSDADIPGYSLPSTAFPGNGSPASESGISRRKFSEHSSVNEPPRGSQPLNDSPRFDDLFSAPNDDSGVDLNGHHGKRRDDSHEMLAVGSDSFG
- a CDS encoding GNAT family N-acetyltransferase, with amino-acid sequence MTQAFGRYSIRRGNSADADVLAAFNAAMALETEGRQLDGPTLLRGVQMLLADEQRGAYFVVEECATKQLVGQLLITREWSDWRAGEFWWIQSVYVRPEDRRQGVFRQLMQHVEQAARQDSLCTGLRLYVDGDNQSAKQVYQTLGWCKTHYQVMEIDWSGCSHAVDA
- a CDS encoding STAS domain-containing protein, with the translated sequence MSRSDRTHLHQIFPLEEYGDTLIITPTGDAAGFHLPHVHAEMAAATDYFDKSELKHLVFDLSRARYFGSQILGQLIVFSQKVKSQGGRVALANPSTEMLDVLRIMKVDSIWEVFPSRNKALSTIASRPFSAHLVQFGRRSFPVVLLGCLGAAWWYWPRRNLDHHYHDQLLGIYRESRQLLDANPRDQDWDQHLTRSRQQLEKITAELETIASSQREALRRMIYCSRDYLFPALQDKLKLDSYPHFMFFQEMKAGEKEMREPVKTLSETLRPEGLTNPRALPANPS
- a CDS encoding gamma-glutamylcyclotransferase, whose translation is MSSKLYFAYGSNLNQTDQEEWALEQNVSLGAMTPLGRAWLPDHRLVFSLHSKRRHGGVLDVEPASGHVVPGVIFQMDETAWDAMDRKEGLHATKSGYQRYPTFVINAAGVPQQVETYTAKPTFKQAYVEPHPDYVAIVRQGYDRFALNDGLVGPTASDVLDQVAAGKTPPSLIRQLFVYGTLMQGECRHPFLKEVGSRLVGPRITSGSLVNLGTFPAMILPATSSSERQRSSITPEQKIPGELFELQDPAHDWPVLDPVEEFPGYPALANGAYAMYHRTIIKVAPQDRLNLEEHSWTWAWTYSLADHSLPQQPIASNSWRAL
- a CDS encoding M20/M25/M40 family metallo-hydrolase; translation: MNGLGARALELAMQLIRIPTVSRDSNHAATLFLENWLKEHGFITEVLTYHDFKGVLKSSVIGRRGPAKSTGGVAYFCHTDVVPAEGWVGLKESDSLQGPTQPQQPFTPVVMGDRLYGRGACDMKGSAAAFLAAIEQCPVEEQAAPIYVVATADEEVGFYGAADVAARSQLYRQLVDEKVAGIIGEPTELSVVHAHKGMYVLKATSSGRAAHSSTREGLNANLAMIDFLYEMKRLHDQTLTDPAWLDARFDPPWISWNIGINDFTHVVNMTPAQSVCTVSFRPMPDQQPDELVAQVEQIAAACGLTFEVIRRGQPLYLDPESPFVKTMCELSGSGSSQTVSYGTDGTMFTEIEQMIVLGPGSIRQAHTADEFITLEQLQSGAELYSRIIRQLVSNQSE
- a CDS encoding DUF5684 domain-containing protein, producing the protein MDLFRFAMLAQDDFGGDAGAAAAGGIAMVILVIELALIVLLIAGLWKVFTKAGKPGWAAIIPIYNMIVLLEIVGRPIWWFLLLLVPCVGIIFAVIIYIDLAKSFGKDVAWGIGLVLLPFIFIPLLGFGSAKYVGPAAKN
- a CDS encoding HEAT repeat domain-containing protein, with the translated sequence MVKWYLLRNVLLAAVLASVGSGCARSSQTLTGWFDREPKVDAQGKPLSKEEAGKESLASKENASKKSTAEKEQLADADEAGEGVKKASWFSWGKDDDKVSSSSKDDKNKSPVASQESKEKSTTSKSSADKQVAKNDSKAGTAAKSPASTDSNPTKPTKGLSSTKAFEGTALADTKSDSTLKDTSSSEKKAVKPTRGPSRDLIPADEDPFLAEALADIAAGRGNGPERVQNKAESGQVAKSDPAKAASAKSATSKETTASKPAADLVAGKSPEKEKAAPAGTQTQVSSKPTSEVTGDEDFAAWISKIEGRSEAEAKLEKPSQETTSKSEQLVAAVKSGGKIPEAKATKQPTKTFDWATETPEPQVAQAASKKGETFAELQTDSAKKIESLSRSLKSTASNARDKAADELMESKAIASTEWANTTNSLRDKGENLSSELRKEVKDQAVQFADLATETSEAAADMAWAQVENEKSRLVASTANATTEAANRIQDAFDWEKETTVTPTAIAKKTGATAPVIKGLIEKCGAISEEVKPLVQGLETSSVDAIRHNVHRLGQMDAKGQEAVPALNALLDHEDPYVKVHSALALSRLGAESPKVLKTLVGGLKSQDAGVRSFSAAVIGELGPLGAEALPALATSLDDPDGYVRLHAAEVLVRNDRFAGRALDTLQNCLKDSDENIRWLATYSLAELAPQRPDTVLCLMKVLNDPAKRVRVGAIYALGEIGALSRVAIPELEQAATDPDQELRAAAQYALQQIKS
- a CDS encoding DUF1559 domain-containing protein; protein product: MYRLTLPTARPGRVARRPGFTLIELLVVIAIIAILIALLLPAVQQAREAARRTQCRNNLKQLGIAMHNYHDTFRVFPPAGVDGMKGTSGRRYSFAISILPYVDQTPLYNTIMANTGAGMADPWNRPAYFTVDVPGFICPSDVPPGNRNESPSLLNYRVSVGDTLNDNNGTNTRGMFAYRSNTGMRDVTDGTSNTIMMAEAVMGGVDTTAILGGVAVGVTTSTPQACLSLIDPATRTLTGAVRTDFRPPGGRAWDGRPYFAFVATAVRPNGPSCQSSTVDGGWGHATASSRHTGGIHALMGDGAVRFISENISAGDPNATSPGSGPSPYGVWGAIGTRASGETVNEF